Part of the Spiribacter salinus M19-40 genome, GAGCTGACGCTGACGGCCGCGCCATGGCTGGTTGCAGGCTTGCTGATGGCCGGGCTGGTGCGGGCACTGGTGCCAACGAACCAGCTCCAGCGTCTGGTTGGCGGGGATGGCTTCGCAGGGATCTCACGGGCCGCCGTGATTGGTGCGCCGCTGCCGCTGTGCTCCTGCGGAGCAATCCCCACCGCCATCGCCCTGCACCGCGGTGGCGCAGGGCGCGGACCGACCACCGCGTTCCTCATTGGCACGCCGGGCATCGGCGTTGACTCGCTCGCGATCAGCTATGCATTGCTCGGGCCTTTTATGATGCTGGCACGCGCCACGTCAGCGGTCGCTACGGCAATCAGCACAGGCATTACCGTCGCCCTCACCGGGGCGGACCGGCGGCCGGCAACGCAAGCAGCGACATCGACGCCGTGTAACGCCGGTTGCAACGAAGACTGCGGGGCGGACCCAAACCGCACAGCCGCCAACCGCGAACGCGCGTCGCTCGGCGCTCGGCTCAGCGATGGAATGCACTACGCCTTCGTGGACATCCTGGATGACATTGCACCGTGGCTCGCCGTGGGACTGCTGCTCGCGGGCGTCCTGACCGGGCTAACCACCGCGGAGACACTGGCGGGCATTGGCAGCGGCGTATGGCCCATGCTGCTCATGGCCGTGATTGGTATCCCGCTGTACATCTGCGCGACGGCCGCCACGCCCATTGCCGCGGGGATGCTGCTCGCTGGTGTTTCCCCGGGCACCGCGCTGGTTTTTCTCGTTGCTGGACCAGTCACCAGCCTCGCCACCCTCGGCGTCCTGCGCCGCGAGTTCGGTGTGCGCGCGCTGACCGGGTATCTCGCGAGCATCATCGTGACCACGGTCCTGCTCGGGCTGGCAACGGATGGCCTGATCGCTGGTACGGGCCTCAATGTGGCTGCCCAGAGCGGCACCGCCGGGGAGCTGCTACCCGTATGGATTCAGGTGGCGGCAGCCCTGGCGTTACTTACCCTCGGGATACGCCCGCTGCGTCAGCGCCTCGCCGGCATAACGCTGCATCCGGGGCGCTAACCGCCGATGTTGATACGCTAACGGGCATGACGCCGCACACTGCCAATGGCCCGATCATGCTGCAGAGCAACCGCATGGAGGATCTGCGCGATCTCACCCTGCAGTGGATCCGGCGACATCCGCTGCACCCGCTCGGGCGCACCCTGTTCCTGGTGCAAAGCAATGGCATTGCTCAGTGGCTGAAAACCTCTATTGCCACAACAGGCGACGGCAACGGTCATGGCGTGTGCCTGGGCATTGAGGTCAGCCTGCCGGCGCGCTTTCAGTGGCAGGCCTACCGCAGCGTTATCGAGACCAACGAGGGCGTGGGCGCCGTGCCCGTCACCTCCCCGTACGACAAAAATCGACTGCGCTGGCGCATCATGGCGCTACTGCCCACGCTGCTCACCGAGCCGCTGTTTGCGCCCCTGGCCCATTACCTGCGCAACGATCAGGAAAAAAGCCGGCAATTTCAGCTGGCGGAGCAGCTCGCCGACCTGTTCGACCAGTATCAGGTCTATCGCGCCGACTGGTTGAACGACTGGGATGCGGGGCGGGATCAACTCCGCCTCGCAGGCGGCCGCGCGACACCGGTACCTGATGAGCAGCGCTGGCAACCGGCGCTGTGGCGACGAATCGGGGAGTCGCTCGGCACTGGGCGTGCGGACACGCACCGTGCGGCAATCCATCAGCGGTTCCTGGGTGCGGCGCATCACCTCAGTGAACGTCCCGAGGCGCTCCCTGAGCGCATTGTCGTGTTCGGGATCTCCTCTTTGCCGCAGCCAATGCTGGAGACGCTGGGCGCGCTGTCCGGGGTAAGCGAGGTCATCCTGTGCCTTCTCAACCCCTGCCAGTACGACTGGAGCGAGATTATCGAGACACAGGAGGTTCTGCGCCAGCAGCGCAGACTCCGCCGCCGTCAGGGCATGCCGACGGGCCTGCATCGTCAACCCGAGCAGCTGCATCTTCATGCCCATCCACTGCTCGCGGCCTGGGGCAAGCAAGGCCGGGACTACCTGCAGCTTCTCAGCGAGCACGATCACACCGATCTCACCGCGATGCAGGCGCTTCAGCAGCCCGTGGACTTTTTCAGTGAGCCGACGACGGACACGCTGCTTGGCCAACTTCAGTCAGACATCCTCAACCTCCGGCCCTTAGACGAGACCCGTGACGCTTGGCCGCCAGTGAGCGCCGACCAGGACAACGCCATCCGGTTCCACCGCTGCCACAGCCCGCAGCGCGAGCTTGAAGTACTGCATGACACGCTACTGGCGGCCTTCGACCAGGATGCCGAGCTAACGCCCCGGGACGTCATGGTCATGGTGCCCGACATTAATGAATACGCTCCGATAATCGATGCGGTGTTTGGTCAGTTCACCTATCGCGACCGCCGGTATGTGCCCTATCACATCGCGGATCAGGGCCGACGTCATCGCGAACCACTGCTGGTGGCACTCGAGGCCCTGCTGTCCCTTCCACGCTCACGGTTTCGTGCCAGCGAGATCCTCGATTTGCTGGACATTCCACCCTTGCGCGCGCGCTTTGGCCTGGCAGAGGGTGATCTGGACACGCTCAAGCGCTGGATCGAGGGCGCGAATATCCGCTGGGGCCTTAGCGCGGAGCAGCGCGCCGATCTGGGCCTACCTCATCAGGATGCCCTGCACACGTGGCGCTTCGGCCTTGAACGAATGCTCATGGGCTATGCGGTGGGCTCAGGTGATCCGTCTGAGCCCGACTGGCAGGACATCGTGCCCTATGACGAAGTGGCAGGGCTGGATGCCGGGCTGGTTGGCCCGCTCTATCAGCTCATCGCCACCCTCGACGACTACCGCGTGCACTTGGCCAAGCCCAAGCCAGCCGCCGACTGGGCGCTGACCGTGCGGACCATGATCGACGCGACACTGACCCCTCAGACGGCAGCCGAGCAGGCCCTGCTGGGACAAATAGTGACCGGCCTGGAAACCTGGCAGCAAGAAATCGAGGAAGCGGCGGTGGACGACGACCTCCCGCTCGCAGTGGTCCGCGAGAGCTGGCTCGCGCAGCTCGACGAGCCGGCTCTCTCGCAGGGCTTTCAGATGGGGGGCATCACCTTTGCCACGCTCATGCCCATGCGGGCGATCCCCTTTAAGCACGTGGTGCTACTCGGGATGAATGACGGCGCCTACCCCCGCCGAGCGGAGGCCCCGGACTTCGATTTGATGGCGCGCCGAGGGCACTATCGAGCCGGGGACCGCGCCCGCCGCGATGACGACCGGTATCTGTTCCTCGAGGCCCTGCTCTCCGCCCGTGACCGCCTGACCATTAGCTGGTGTGC contains:
- the recC gene encoding exodeoxyribonuclease V subunit gamma, which produces MTPHTANGPIMLQSNRMEDLRDLTLQWIRRHPLHPLGRTLFLVQSNGIAQWLKTSIATTGDGNGHGVCLGIEVSLPARFQWQAYRSVIETNEGVGAVPVTSPYDKNRLRWRIMALLPTLLTEPLFAPLAHYLRNDQEKSRQFQLAEQLADLFDQYQVYRADWLNDWDAGRDQLRLAGGRATPVPDEQRWQPALWRRIGESLGTGRADTHRAAIHQRFLGAAHHLSERPEALPERIVVFGISSLPQPMLETLGALSGVSEVILCLLNPCQYDWSEIIETQEVLRQQRRLRRRQGMPTGLHRQPEQLHLHAHPLLAAWGKQGRDYLQLLSEHDHTDLTAMQALQQPVDFFSEPTTDTLLGQLQSDILNLRPLDETRDAWPPVSADQDNAIRFHRCHSPQRELEVLHDTLLAAFDQDAELTPRDVMVMVPDINEYAPIIDAVFGQFTYRDRRYVPYHIADQGRRHREPLLVALEALLSLPRSRFRASEILDLLDIPPLRARFGLAEGDLDTLKRWIEGANIRWGLSAEQRADLGLPHQDALHTWRFGLERMLMGYAVGSGDPSEPDWQDIVPYDEVAGLDAGLVGPLYQLIATLDDYRVHLAKPKPAADWALTVRTMIDATLTPQTAAEQALLGQIVTGLETWQQEIEEAAVDDDLPLAVVRESWLAQLDEPALSQGFQMGGITFATLMPMRAIPFKHVVLLGMNDGAYPRRAEAPDFDLMARRGHYRAGDRARRDDDRYLFLEALLSARDRLTISWCARSVRDNSEQPPSVLVGQLRDHLDRGWRLDTNELDASVAEALTTDHPLQPFAEAYFRDGSPLFSYANEWRSLRTAIPEIEANPLSLWIPEGPITLTNLVRFLRDPVTALFQQRLGTYAGEDAAVTPDEEPFEFDALGGWQARNTLLEPISQSLGHGVDIDPMAELERRIDRHQRAGDYPPAPVANAIRGRLLDRVPETLMRYRALLADYPERPTTSPRIELRVSVALQGETHTVMLEDSLEGISMAETMTGEPRRARLALVTSPLLGNKDKLHWRQLLKHWPAHLATQCLYPATDTHLVSPGSTLTLPGLPAAEARAALSALIKQWLLGMHQPTPTHPDLARPLLVGSKQCPRDWENAYDTLRERSPLFVREYPRLDSLVQDDAFNAFSHRLYGAFHAHLERRQVVRT
- a CDS encoding SO_0444 family Cu/Zn efflux transporter, whose product is MKIVEAIVELTLTAAPWLVAGLLMAGLVRALVPTNQLQRLVGGDGFAGISRAAVIGAPLPLCSCGAIPTAIALHRGGAGRGPTTAFLIGTPGIGVDSLAISYALLGPFMMLARATSAVATAISTGITVALTGADRRPATQAATSTPCNAGCNEDCGADPNRTAANRERASLGARLSDGMHYAFVDILDDIAPWLAVGLLLAGVLTGLTTAETLAGIGSGVWPMLLMAVIGIPLYICATAATPIAAGMLLAGVSPGTALVFLVAGPVTSLATLGVLRREFGVRALTGYLASIIVTTVLLGLATDGLIAGTGLNVAAQSGTAGELLPVWIQVAAALALLTLGIRPLRQRLAGITLHPGR